A region of the Microcystis aeruginosa FD4 genome:
GTCTTTGTTCATACAAATCTCCGGGGGCTTGATCAAGTTGGAACTCTACCCAACGCCGTTGCACCTGTTGGTAACAATTCATTGGAGAAACTTTGAGGTTTTGCAATAGATTAATATCTGCCCGTCCGTTTTCATTAATTAACAACAGGATTGACTGGGCAGGGTTGTAGGATTGAACCGTATCAATTAGCCGTTCAATTAAAGTTGCCTCTAGGCTGAAAGTCTGTAAATAGGCTGAAACACTGGACAGGGAAACAAACCGAACTGTATAGTCCACGATGTCACTGTTCCAATCCACAGATTCATCCTCGACGAGCGTCACATCGCATACCACCATGCCCCGCCCTTGAGTGATAAACCCCTGCCAGGCAGCGTGTCCCAGAGGTAACAGATTTTCCCGAATGAACAGATTTTGCCAGTAGCCAAAATAACCTTGCCAGAGACTATCGTGTGGTCGCATCATACCTACCTTGACGATTTTGCACGATTGACAGACCGACGGAGACTAGCCCCCAGTACACCAGCAAGAGCGATCGCCACTATACTGGTGGGTTCAGGAACCGACTGAGAATGAATGACACCCACTGCCTCCAGATCAAAGCCGCCAGATCCGGGAATAGGGGTTTGCCAAGGGTCATAAATGGGTCGGTTTTCTGAATCTAAAAATGTGCCATTACCCGGAATATCAACAATGCGAACAAAGTTAATGCTATTAAGATTAACAACGCCAGATTGAACCAGGGGAAGATCTTTTAAAACGCTTAAATCGAAAGGTGTTCCCCAAGAACTCCGCACAAAGGAATTACCTGCAAAAACTACGCCATTATTAACGTGCTTTCCTGCCAAATTATCAACCGGTGTGGGATCAATTCGTCCTTCAGGGGCAATAGAATCTTGGGTTAAAGAAACCCTAGGAAAGCGAACAAAATCTATCCCATTAGTAGAAACTTCTACATAAGCTAATTCTGCAAATAAACTGCCCGTTTCATCGAAGCCAAATCCATTTTCAAAGACAGCAAAATCTGCGCCATCGCCATCAATAATTGCAGAATCAAAGGTTAAGGTAATTTGCCCCGGGGATACTCCGTCCGTGATTTGTTGAGCCGTTAATTCTCCTAAAGAGGCAATACCATCAAAAGTCCCTGTCACTTGTCCTAATGTTCTTTCTGGGGTTTGCCATTGGGGTAAAACACCAGGAGCGGGTAAATAATTAGTAAATCCTGTTGCCCATCCTTTAAAAATCGGATTAACGGTGTTATTCGGTGAAATGACACCTAAACCGTCAGGTCCAACAAATCCAGGAATTCCTGAATCGATTTTACCTGGGTCGAAGGCGAAGCCAGAAAACGTCCCACCCAATGCGTTACCGCTCGCAAGAGTGAACGTGAATGTCGCCGTCAGGGTCGCTTGCCAGAGGGTTTTGAACTTATACATGATTGGTTTTCCTGTTTGTTTTGATTACAGTTGTGTTTCAGATGGTGCAATGGTAAGTAGGTGGGTGGAATTAAATATAAGATGAACGTAGGTTGGATTGAAGTATGAAACCCAACCCACACATGGGTTACGAAGAGCGCTAACCCATCCCACAAATAATTGTGCCTCCCTACCTAGTTGTCGTTATGGTTTAGGTGATATTTCCTGACGTAACCGATGAGTTGCCTCTACCATGTTTTTCAGCGATGGAATCACTTCCTCCCAGCGGCGTGTTTTTAATCCGCAGTCTGGATTTACCCAGATTTGTCTCAACGGTAAATTCAGGATGCCTGCTTGCAATTGCTGCACCAGTTGTTCAGTCGTTGGCACTACTGGACTGTGAATGTCATACACGCCATTGCCAATTTGATGGGAATAGCCTGCCTCCGTGACCTCTTGTAAGGTGCGATTGTTACTGCGGCTGTTTTCGATCGAAATCACATCGGCATCCAGACGCTCAATGTCTTTGATGATGTCGCCAAACTCGCAATAGCACATGTGGGTGTGAACTTGCGTATGGGGTTGAGCGATCGCCGTTGCCAGTCGAAACGCATCTACCGCCCAAGATAGGTACTGATTCCAGCGTTCCAGTTTCAGCGGTAAGCCTTCCCGTAAAGCGGGTTCATCCACTTGGATCACCTGTGCGCCTGCGGCTTCTAAATCGGCAACTTCCTCGCGTAACGCCAGCGCAATCTGGAATGCCTGTTCCTGACGAGAAATATCACTACGCGGAAATGACCAGTTGAGGATGGTGATAGGACCTGTGAGCATTCCTTTTACAGGTTTTTCAGTCAATGCCTGCGCCACCTGAAACTCTCGCACAGTCATAGGTTGAGGACGCGCTACATCACTATAAATAATCGGGGGACGTACATAGCGACTGCCATAGCTTTGCACCCAACCCTGTTCGGTAAAGGCAAACCCAGCCAGTTGCTGACCAAAATATTCCACCATATCCGTGCGCTCAAATTCGCCATGCACCAGCACATCAATGCCGATGTCTTCCTGAAGTTTGATGCACTCAGCAATCGCAGCGTCGATCGCTGTCTGATATTCTGCTTCTGTCAGTTCTCCTCGCTTATATTTCACCCGTAGCTGCCGTACTTCGGAGGTTTGGGGAAAGGAACCAATCGTGGTGGTAGGGAGAGCAGGTAAGGGAATCTGTTTGTCTAAGCGTAGAGAATAGGAGAGCGATCGCTGAAAGTCATTCGTCGTCAAATTTTTGAGCGCAGCCTGCGTACCAGGATTTACAGGGCTGAACTGCTCAAAGGTTTGCCACTGCGTTTGCACTACTGCTAATCGATCTCCCGGATCATCGACCGCCAATGTCTGTGCCAGAATCACAACCTCTTCTAGTTTCTGTTCCGCGAAACTCAACACATTTCGCAGGGGTTCCGGCAATTTCGTTTCGCGCATTGCATCATAGGGAACAAATTGCAGGGATGATGAGGGATGCAACCGAATATTTGGCGTAATGCTGTGAAGGGTTTCTAGTGTTGATAACACTGATTCAGGGCGAACTTTCCAGATATTTCGCGCATCCACAATCCCCACTCCCAATTGTTTATCTGCTGGGAATCCGTGCTGTTGCAATAACTCTAAGTTGCGTCCACGGGTGAAGTCTAAACTGATGCCAGCAACGGGCATTTCCATCACCCAGGGATAAGTCACTCCCAGATCATCAAAATAGGTGACGAGGTGAATCGGTACACCCATTTCGGCAAGCTGGCTGTAGGTAGTTGCAATCGCTTCTCTCAGATCCGCTGCACTGCTGGTGACGAGAATCGGTTCATGTAACTGCACTTCTGTGATGCCCAGTGCTTTGAGTTGAGCGAACAAATCACTATAAAGCGGCAATAGTTTTTCGAGATGTGTTGCCAGATCACCTTCTAAACGGCTTAAACCCAATAGGGTGACAGGACTGAGGATGATCGCCACGGCTTGCTCACCCAGGAGGGCTTGCGATCGCTGCACCGTTGCTAAAAAATCTGCGAAGTTTGCCTCTGGCTCTACATCCGCCGCAATTTCGGGTACCAAATAGTGATAGTTGGTATCAAACCATTTGGTCATCTCCAGCGCTGGAATGCCATCTTTGCCGCGTGCCATTGCAAAATATTGGTCGAGTCCCGATAGATGACGAAAGCGATCGGGTATTAGCCCCAAACGAACACTCCAATCCAAAACATGGTCATAAAGCGTCGTGTCACCGATTCCAATACGATCGATCCCAGCTTCGAGTTGTGTTTTCCAGTTCGCAAATTCCACCTCTCGAACCGTTTGTAGCAAGGTTTCTGTATCAGATTTACCGCTCCAGAAGGCTTCTAATGCCTTTTTAACCTCACGATTTTTACCAATGCGGGGATACCCCAATGTTGTAGTTTGAATAGTCATAGCTGTAGCGTTCCAAATTCTGTGAAAAACAGGTAAAAGCGACTGTCTCCCGGTAGGGAAGCAGGGCGTTGTCAAATTGAAAGATGATCCGAATCAGCTGGGAACTCAAATTACTTTGATAGCAAGGATTGCATTGCATCTTTCCTATTCTGATCTGACAACGCCCCCGGTAGGGAAGCAGACCATAGTTAGGGATAGCGAAGGTGTCATCTGTAATTACCAGCGCAAACACTAGCCACCTTCTCAGGTAGCTTTGCTAAATCTCAACCTCGCGTTCAACTCAAATCGTCAACTCAGAACGCTACAACCTTAATATTCCAACGAACAGCTGATTGCGCAGCATCTCGCAGAAAATTGCAAAAGCTTGAAGTCTTCATCATCTTTACCTCGCAGATGTTTATGTAACGGGTTTACTAATCGGCGGGCATTCTGACTCAGAGAGTTGCGCCTCTCCTTACAGCTGCGGGACAGCGGCAGATTCGCACTGCACTTTCCCCCTTGCGTTTGATGGCTGCTCCCCATCAAAACCGACTTGAACCTAATGATAACACAATAAGGGTGTTTTGACATCCTCAGTTCGGGATAAGAAAAGGGGTTCTGTCGCAAAAAGGGAAAGCTTCCTGTAGTATAATGGAAACCCCGAATCGAACAACCCGAACTCATCCAGACGATAATTAATAAAGGTCAAGTAGAGGGAGTTAGAAAAAGGCAGGGGTTAGAGCAGAAAAAATTTGTAGAATCCCTCTTCGGAATCGCCGGCTAAAAGTTAGCTTAACACAAGTTTCTCAGCTCTGAAAAAAAAATTTGCGACAGAACCCCGATAAATGCCAAAAATCCAGATTAAAACCCCAAAATCCCCACATCTTGCCGCCATGGTAGCCCTCGATCGCACCAGTCTCGGCGGTATTTGGACCCTATCTGGTTATGAACGGGAATTAAACAACCCCAACAGTGAATTATTAATTCTCTCCCTACCCAGCAATCCGGAAACCATCATCGGATTGGCTTGTTTTTGGGCAATTCTCGAAGAAGCGCATATTACCCTTCTGGCAATTTATCCCGACTATCAAAGACAAGGATTAGGAAAACTGCTTCTCTACAAACTGCTTGAGAAGGCTGTACAAAGACAACTGGAAAGGGCTACGCTAGAGGTGAGGGGATCGAACCATTCAGCGATCGCACTCTACGAGCATTTTGGCTTCCGCATCGCTGGAGAGCGGAAAAATTATTATCCGCAAACTGGCGAATCGGCCCTAATTTTCTGGCGCAACGATCTACAAACGGCCGCTTTTCGGGAACAATTAAACAAGTGGCGACAAGAGATCCTCTCAAGACTGGCGCGGGGAGAGTGGCAATTAGAGGAAGAAACCAGAGCCAAAATAGATACCATGGGGATGCAATGATTACTTACCAGCTTAAATCAGGTCGAGGTTAGGGAAAAATGAGGATTTTAGTGTTAGCGTGGGAATTTCCACCGCGATTAGTGGGCGGTATCGCCCGTCATGTCGCCGAACTCTATCCCGAAATCGTCAAACTCGGTCATGAAGTCCATTTAATCACGATCGAATTCGGTCAGGCCCCCAGTTACGAACTGGTGGAAGGTATTCACATCCACCGCGTCCCCGTACCCCCCGGCAATGACTTTTTCCATTGGGTGGTCAACATGAATAACAGCATGGGGCAACAGGGCGGCAAACTAATCGCCGAATACGGAAAATTTGACCTTGTTCATGCCCACGATTGGTTAGTAGGAGATGCAGCCATCGCCATGAAACATCTCTTTAAAATACCCTTGATTGCCACTATTCACGCCACGGAATACGGACGTTATAACGGACTGCACACCGACACCCAACGCTATATCGGCAGCAAAGAGGGAACCCTCGTCTATAATGCTTGGCGCGTTATCGTCTGTACCGGCTATATGCGTCATGAAGTCCATCGAGCTTTGGGCGCACCCTGGGATAAAATCGATGTGGTTTATAACGGTATTCGGGCCGAGAAAAAGCAAAGAGACCCTAACTTTGATTACCGAGCTTTTCGTCGTCAATATGCCGAAGATCACGAAAAAATCGTCTATTACGTCGGGCGCATGACCTTTGAAAAGGGGGTTTCGGTGTTACTCAACGCTGCCCCAAAAGTCCTCGCTCAGACTGGGGCTAAAACTAAATTTGTCATTATCGGTGGCGGCAATACCGACAAACTCAAACAACAGGCCTGGCATCTCGGTATCTGGCATCATTGTTATTTTACGGGCTTCATGTCCGATGAAAACCTCGATCGCTTCCAAATCGTGGCCGATTGTGCCGTTTTTCCCAGTCTTTACGAACCTTTTGGTATTGTCGCCCTGGAAAGTTTCGCCGCTAGGGTTCCCGTGGTAGTTTCCGATACCTGCGGTTTTCCCGAAGTTGTCCGTCATGGCCAAACGGGAATTGTCACCCGGGTCAATAATCCTGATTCCCTCGCTTGGGGCATTTTGGAGGTTTTAAATCATCCTGAATACGCCCAAGAATTAGTTAATAACGCCTACGAAGACCTAGAAAAACGCTTTCATTGGGCGAATTTAGCCCGTCAAACCGAGACAGTATATGGTTTGGTTGTCCAAGAACGACAATTGGTAGAATGGCGTTAATCAGGGAGCGGTTTTTTAGCCGTCAGCCATCCTGAAGCCGTCCCGATTTTCTTCTGGACAAACCCAATGAACTAGAGCATAATCTTAGGAAAATAATTTCCTCGACACAAAATTATGAATATGCTGAAAATGACTAAGGATTTTAATCCCGCTCAACTAGCAAGTGTCCTGGTCAATTTCATCGGTTTTGTGGTTTTATTGACCTGTGTACTTCTTTCTCCCCATGCTCTCGTTTATGATGAAGTTTATCACTTCCCGTTAGTAGATTTATTAAATCAATACGGTTTATCCTATCGATTCTTACGCGGCACAGGACAATCAGCCCCAGGTCCACTATACCCGATAATTCATTATATCTTTCAGCCCTGGACCAATTTGCAAGCCCCTGCCATTAGATTGGTTAATATTCTTCTTTTATTACTGTTAATTTTAGTCCTCAGTTTAACCCTGAAAAAAATTTTCAAAATTCCCCGGTCAATAGTCTCTAGTTTGGCAATTATGGGCTTACCGATGATTTGGGTGATTACGGGCATGGCTCTCACGGAAATCCCTGCTATGCTCTTGGCAACCTTAGCAGTTTTCTTGATATTTATAGCTCTAGAAAAAATTGAAGATAACCAGCAAATGAGCTTAGGAATAGCGGCTCTGAGCGGATTATGTTTAGGGATAGCAATCCTAGGCAGACAAACTTTTCTCATTTTAGTGTTTATCTTGCCAATACTAACAATTAGTTCCTCAAAAAAATCTTGGCAACCTTTACTATTATGCTGGTTAACTTCTGGAATTTTCCCCGCTATTGTTTTTAGCGTGTGGGGTGGATTAGTTCCCCCCGGCCAAAGTTCATTATCTTCTGGATATTCTCTGGTTAACGGATTTCTTTCCTTTGCCTACACCGGTCTTTTATTATTTATCCTCGCTCCCAAATGGTTCAGTTTGAATAAGGTGATAATAATATCTGTCTTGGTCAGCAGCTGCCTGGGCAACGCTCTCTTTAAAATCCTTTCTATTCGTCCGGCCTACCACGTTTTCAAGAAAATTATTCCTGATCCTACTTTGCTAAGTTTCTTTTTCTATTTAGCTTCCTCCTGTTTACTTGCCTTTGGAATTCTTTTTCTGATTGCCAGCCTCAACAATTGCCGAGATCACAAGAGAGATAGTAAATTTCTGTTTTTAAATGTTGCCGTGATCGTAGTTGCCGCTACAGCTTTTAAAATTACCCATTATTATTCGACTCGCTATACAGCTACAGCTATTCCCTTCTTGATCCTGTTAGCCCAGTATTATACCAAAGATAACTATTTCAAGGTAGCTCGCTTATTGCTGGGCAATATTGTCGGCTGTTTGATGTTAGTTTCTTATTTTTTACGTCCTTGGAACTAGAAATCTGGCTAGATGAGATTCTTGTATTTTTGACAAGGATATACCCTAAAATAACAAAGGCACA
Encoded here:
- the metE gene encoding 5-methyltetrahydropteroyltriglutamate--homocysteine S-methyltransferase — encoded protein: MTIQTTTLGYPRIGKNREVKKALEAFWSGKSDTETLLQTVREVEFANWKTQLEAGIDRIGIGDTTLYDHVLDWSVRLGLIPDRFRHLSGLDQYFAMARGKDGIPALEMTKWFDTNYHYLVPEIAADVEPEANFADFLATVQRSQALLGEQAVAIILSPVTLLGLSRLEGDLATHLEKLLPLYSDLFAQLKALGITEVQLHEPILVTSSAADLREAIATTYSQLAEMGVPIHLVTYFDDLGVTYPWVMEMPVAGISLDFTRGRNLELLQQHGFPADKQLGVGIVDARNIWKVRPESVLSTLETLHSITPNIRLHPSSSLQFVPYDAMRETKLPEPLRNVLSFAEQKLEEVVILAQTLAVDDPGDRLAVVQTQWQTFEQFSPVNPGTQAALKNLTTNDFQRSLSYSLRLDKQIPLPALPTTTIGSFPQTSEVRQLRVKYKRGELTEAEYQTAIDAAIAECIKLQEDIGIDVLVHGEFERTDMVEYFGQQLAGFAFTEQGWVQSYGSRYVRPPIIYSDVARPQPMTVREFQVAQALTEKPVKGMLTGPITILNWSFPRSDISRQEQAFQIALALREEVADLEAAGAQVIQVDEPALREGLPLKLERWNQYLSWAVDAFRLATAIAQPHTQVHTHMCYCEFGDIIKDIERLDADVISIENSRSNNRTLQEVTEAGYSHQIGNGVYDIHSPVVPTTEQLVQQLQAGILNLPLRQIWVNPDCGLKTRRWEEVIPSLKNMVEATHRLRQEISPKP
- a CDS encoding glycosyltransferase family 39 protein; its protein translation is MNMLKMTKDFNPAQLASVLVNFIGFVVLLTCVLLSPHALVYDEVYHFPLVDLLNQYGLSYRFLRGTGQSAPGPLYPIIHYIFQPWTNLQAPAIRLVNILLLLLLILVLSLTLKKIFKIPRSIVSSLAIMGLPMIWVITGMALTEIPAMLLATLAVFLIFIALEKIEDNQQMSLGIAALSGLCLGIAILGRQTFLILVFILPILTISSSKKSWQPLLLCWLTSGIFPAIVFSVWGGLVPPGQSSLSSGYSLVNGFLSFAYTGLLLFILAPKWFSLNKVIIISVLVSSCLGNALFKILSIRPAYHVFKKIIPDPTLLSFFFYLASSCLLAFGILFLIASLNNCRDHKRDSKFLFLNVAVIVVAATAFKITHYYSTRYTATAIPFLILLAQYYTKDNYFKVARLLLGNIVGCLMLVSYFLRPWN
- the rimI gene encoding ribosomal protein S18-alanine N-acetyltransferase; protein product: MPKIQIKTPKSPHLAAMVALDRTSLGGIWTLSGYERELNNPNSELLILSLPSNPETIIGLACFWAILEEAHITLLAIYPDYQRQGLGKLLLYKLLEKAVQRQLERATLEVRGSNHSAIALYEHFGFRIAGERKNYYPQTGESALIFWRNDLQTAAFREQLNKWRQEILSRLARGEWQLEEETRAKIDTMGMQ
- a CDS encoding PEP-CTERM sorting domain-containing protein (PEP-CTERM proteins occur, often in large numbers, in the proteomes of bacteria that also encode an exosortase, a predicted intramembrane cysteine proteinase. The presence of a PEP-CTERM domain at a protein's C-terminus predicts cleavage within the sorting domain, followed by covalent anchoring to some some component of the (usually Gram-negative) cell surface. Many PEP-CTERM proteins exhibit an unusual sequence composition that includes large numbers of potential glycosylation sites. Expression of one such protein has been shown restore the ability of a bacterium to form floc, a type of biofilm.); translated protein: MYKFKTLWQATLTATFTFTLASGNALGGTFSGFAFDPGKIDSGIPGFVGPDGLGVISPNNTVNPIFKGWATGFTNYLPAPGVLPQWQTPERTLGQVTGTFDGIASLGELTAQQITDGVSPGQITLTFDSAIIDGDGADFAVFENGFGFDETGSLFAELAYVEVSTNGIDFVRFPRVSLTQDSIAPEGRIDPTPVDNLAGKHVNNGVVFAGNSFVRSSWGTPFDLSVLKDLPLVQSGVVNLNSINFVRIVDIPGNGTFLDSENRPIYDPWQTPIPGSGGFDLEAVGVIHSQSVPEPTSIVAIALAGVLGASLRRSVNRAKSSR
- a CDS encoding glycosyltransferase family 4 protein translates to MRILVLAWEFPPRLVGGIARHVAELYPEIVKLGHEVHLITIEFGQAPSYELVEGIHIHRVPVPPGNDFFHWVVNMNNSMGQQGGKLIAEYGKFDLVHAHDWLVGDAAIAMKHLFKIPLIATIHATEYGRYNGLHTDTQRYIGSKEGTLVYNAWRVIVCTGYMRHEVHRALGAPWDKIDVVYNGIRAEKKQRDPNFDYRAFRRQYAEDHEKIVYYVGRMTFEKGVSVLLNAAPKVLAQTGAKTKFVIIGGGNTDKLKQQAWHLGIWHHCYFTGFMSDENLDRFQIVADCAVFPSLYEPFGIVALESFAARVPVVVSDTCGFPEVVRHGQTGIVTRVNNPDSLAWGILEVLNHPEYAQELVNNAYEDLEKRFHWANLARQTETVYGLVVQERQLVEWR